The proteins below come from a single Stomoxys calcitrans chromosome 1, idStoCalc2.1, whole genome shotgun sequence genomic window:
- the LOC106090449 gene encoding protein daughter of sevenless isoform X2, with protein sequence MNKEIYYEGWLIKSPPTKRIWRARWRRRWFTLKQGEIPEQFCLEYYADRKCRKLKGVIDLDQCEQVDCGLRLENRKQKFQFMFDIKTPKRTYYLAADTETDMRDWVNCICQVCHLHDTKQSQDENRTQNLATTIHTNSSNDTTTTTINSSSGTNVGGGNNTPQSFNHDILRKPPNVVVEQQPLTSAAAASCNHLNATTSTNAADDSSRAYVNTEYSNRETVLCDVQFEKQQLANVVNKQPQQRQSQQKTHHQQQQQQHNRQQQPQTASSAVYLNTDMFQDSSRLAVSSNGVVRKIPENLVINNTPLTDTQQHSVQPSPALSTASGPYIPISECYSGSPKFLLEANTHPSTPLNNLDPKFYDTPRSHNNIGLNLTNVQSYSPKITNCGTQPVNVSKNRSHKSDSDSESVFTDDDEWAHPMPLREHMDRNTRPSDSSVENESFVLTYSQRFSKLPDDASKELKNITNNSAHNSNECLEKLAKVLKNKNNLILDFKDNEKSSTRDMPQFSDTENTSPAIIGPRDARSVVDESYDIPRSHQLPYCNMANIMDKITSPDANPIAASTPNLMASIESVPSSPASVISQLSSNVRTLPRPHCYTNAAPSKVEGNVFRYDFVEQTNVPPVNRKLKPKLSVEADKPPEEVAAKPPQLTSQVDHLANRLQTTQIQSPAGLVGGGVAVAASGNVVAGAKSHTENYGVFVGGGFIGTPGAPDNNLPQKPPSVDRKNKPNAYKIGNSNTLGNNTRRTTGAPLSMVLPNEQELPPSYAMETRTLPRQPKPNYALNQTNATSFSMSSSSQCNTPTMFVMHQRTASANAAMHHLTAAAAAATAKQQAAKQPMTKNEHRLQYFELDVANAPPISRQSVNMSTSSNSINASTLNNSNINRLALAADPARAPVQSKVVYKSVDFIKTEAFKRIREEREIENESHIKK encoded by the exons CGTTGGCGCCGCCGTTGGTTTACATTGAAACAAGGCGAGATACCGGAGCAATTCTGCCTCGAATACTATGCCGATCGAAAGTGTCGCAAATTGAAGGGTGTAATTGATTTGGATCAATGCGAGCAGGTAGATTGTGGCCTGCGATTGGAGAATCGAAAGCAGAAATTTCAATTTATGTTTGATATTAAAACACCGAAGCGTACATATTATTTGGCAGCGGACACGGAAACTGATATGCGTGATTGGGTGAATTGTATTTGTCAGGTGTGTCACTTGCATGACACAAAACAATCGCAAG ATGAAAATCGCACCCAAAACTTAGCCACCACGATTCATACCAATTCTTCGAATGACACCACAACCACCACCATTAATTCGTCTAGTGGAACCAATGTTGGTGGTGGCAATAATACTCCTCAAAGTTTCAACCATGATATTCTACGTAAACCGCCAAATGTGGTGGTGGAACAACAGCCTTTGACATCGGCCGCTGCGGCCAGCTGTAACCATCTAAATgctacaacatcaacaaatgCCGCTGACGATAGCAGTAGGGCCTATGTGAATACGGAATACTCAAATCGTGAGACAGTTCTGTGCGATGTCCAATTCGAGAAGCAACAATTAGCGAATGTAGTCAACAAGCAACCGCAACAGCGACAGTCACAGCAGAAAACGcaccaccagcagcagcagcagcaacataaCCGCCAACAACAGCCGCAAACGGCATCTTCGGCAGTTTATCTAAATACAGATATGTTTCAGGATTCATCACGTCTTGCTGTCAGTTCGAATGGTGTTGTACGCAAAATTCCCGAAAATCTGGTCATAAACAATACCCCATTGACGGATACTCAACAACACAGTGTGCAGCCTTCACCAGCTTTAAGTACAGCTTCGGGACCTTATATTCCCATAAGCGAATGCTATTCTGGAAGTCCGAAATTTTTG ttAGAGGCAAATACTCATCCATCAACACCCTTAAATAATTTGGATCCGAAATTCTATGACACTCCGCGTAGCCATAATAATATTGGACTGAATTTGACCAATGTTCAATCATATTCACCGAAAATAACAAATTGTGGAACG CAACCTGTAAATGTCTCCAAAAATCGCAGTCATAAATCCGATTCGGATTCCGAAAGCGTTTTCACAGATGATGATGAATGGGCACATCCCATGCCCCTTAGAGAACACATGG ATCGCAATACCAGACCATCCGATAGTTCGGTAGAAAATGAATCTTTTGTTTTAACCTATTCACAACGATTTTCGAAATTACCTGACGATGCTAGCAAAGAGCTAAAGAATATTACAAATAATAGTGCCCATAATTCCAATGAATGTTTGGAAAAATTAGCTAaagtattgaaaaataaaaataatttaatattggACTTTAAGGACAATGAAAA ATCATCAACACGAGACATGCCACAATTTTCGGATACCGAAAATACTTCACCTGCCATTATAGGACCCAGAGATGCTCGCTCTGTGGTAGATGAGAGCTATGACATACCACGTTCCCACCAATTGCCCTATTGCAATATGGCAAATATAATGGACAAAATAACCAGTCCCGATGCAAATCCCATTGCAGCTTCAACACCAAATTTAATGGCTAGCATAGAATCGGTGCCCAGTTCACCCGCGTCGGTGATATCGCAATTGTCATCGAATGTGAGAACTTTGCCCAGACCGCATTGTTATACCAATGCAGCCCCTAGCAAAGTGGAGGGCAATGTTTTTCGTTACGATTTCGTTGAGCAAACTAATGTGCCGCCAGTCAATCgtaaattaaaaccaaaattaagTGTAGAGGCTGATAAACCACCAGAAGAGGTGGCAGCAAAGCCACCCCAGTTAACGTCCCAGGTCGATCATTTGGCAAATCGTttgcaaacaacacaaataCAATCACCAGCGGGACTGGTGGGTGGTGGTGTTGCGGTTGCCGCTAGTGGTAATGTGGTTGCTGGCGCTAAATCGCACACTGAAAACTATGGTGTATTTGTGGGCGGAGGATTTATTGGAACACCTGGAGCGCCAGATAATAACTTGCCGCAGAAACCACCCTCCGTAGATCGCAAAAAtaaaccaaatgcttataag attGGCAACTCTAATACCCTGGGCAACAATACACGCCGTACCACAGGTGCTCCACTTTCAATGGTGCTACCCAATGAACAAGAACTGCCTCCATCCTATGCTATGGAAACGAGGACCTTACCACGACAACCTAAACCTAATTATGCTTTAAATCAAACCAACGCCACTTCTTTTTCCATGTCTTCGTCTTCTCAATGCAATACACCAACTATGTTTGTTATGCATCAGCGCACTGCATCAGCAAATGCTGCTATGCACCATTTGACAGCAGCAGCTGCAGCAGCCACCGCAAAGCAACAAGCAGCAAAACAACCAATGACTAAAAATGAACACAGATTGCAATATTTCGAGTTAGATGTGGCCAATGCTCCGCCCATAAGTCGCCAAAGTGTGAATATGAGCACTTCGAGCAATTCAATTAATGCAAGCACTTTGAACAATTCAAATATAAATCGTTTGGCTTTAGCCGCCGATCCAGCCAGGGCTCCAGTGCAAAGTAAAGTCGTTTATAAATCGGTAGATTTTATTAAAACGGAGGCCTTTAAGCGCATACGCGAAGAAAGAGAAATAGAGAATGAAAgtcatattaaaaaataa
- the LOC106090449 gene encoding protein daughter of sevenless isoform X1, translating into MNKEIYYEGWLIKSPPTKRIWRARWRRRWFTLKQGEIPEQFCLEYYADRKCRKLKGVIDLDQCEQVDCGLRLENRKQKFQFMFDIKTPKRTYYLAADTETDMRDWVNCICQVCHLHDTKQSQDENRTQNLATTIHTNSSNDTTTTTINSSSGTNVGGGNNTPQSFNHDILRKPPNVVVEQQPLTSAAAASCNHLNATTSTNAADDSSRAYVNTEYSNRETVLCDVQFEKQQLANVVNKQPQQRQSQQKTHHQQQQQQHNRQQQPQTASSAVYLNTDMFQDSSRLAVSSNGVVRKIPENLVINNTPLTDTQQHSVQPSPALSTASGPYIPISECYSGSPKFLLEANTHPSTPLNNLDPKFYDTPRSHNNIGLNLTNVQSYSPKITNCGTQQPVNVSKNRSHKSDSDSESVFTDDDEWAHPMPLREHMDRNTRPSDSSVENESFVLTYSQRFSKLPDDASKELKNITNNSAHNSNECLEKLAKVLKNKNNLILDFKDNEKSSTRDMPQFSDTENTSPAIIGPRDARSVVDESYDIPRSHQLPYCNMANIMDKITSPDANPIAASTPNLMASIESVPSSPASVISQLSSNVRTLPRPHCYTNAAPSKVEGNVFRYDFVEQTNVPPVNRKLKPKLSVEADKPPEEVAAKPPQLTSQVDHLANRLQTTQIQSPAGLVGGGVAVAASGNVVAGAKSHTENYGVFVGGGFIGTPGAPDNNLPQKPPSVDRKNKPNAYKIGNSNTLGNNTRRTTGAPLSMVLPNEQELPPSYAMETRTLPRQPKPNYALNQTNATSFSMSSSSQCNTPTMFVMHQRTASANAAMHHLTAAAAAATAKQQAAKQPMTKNEHRLQYFELDVANAPPISRQSVNMSTSSNSINASTLNNSNINRLALAADPARAPVQSKVVYKSVDFIKTEAFKRIREEREIENESHIKK; encoded by the exons CGTTGGCGCCGCCGTTGGTTTACATTGAAACAAGGCGAGATACCGGAGCAATTCTGCCTCGAATACTATGCCGATCGAAAGTGTCGCAAATTGAAGGGTGTAATTGATTTGGATCAATGCGAGCAGGTAGATTGTGGCCTGCGATTGGAGAATCGAAAGCAGAAATTTCAATTTATGTTTGATATTAAAACACCGAAGCGTACATATTATTTGGCAGCGGACACGGAAACTGATATGCGTGATTGGGTGAATTGTATTTGTCAGGTGTGTCACTTGCATGACACAAAACAATCGCAAG ATGAAAATCGCACCCAAAACTTAGCCACCACGATTCATACCAATTCTTCGAATGACACCACAACCACCACCATTAATTCGTCTAGTGGAACCAATGTTGGTGGTGGCAATAATACTCCTCAAAGTTTCAACCATGATATTCTACGTAAACCGCCAAATGTGGTGGTGGAACAACAGCCTTTGACATCGGCCGCTGCGGCCAGCTGTAACCATCTAAATgctacaacatcaacaaatgCCGCTGACGATAGCAGTAGGGCCTATGTGAATACGGAATACTCAAATCGTGAGACAGTTCTGTGCGATGTCCAATTCGAGAAGCAACAATTAGCGAATGTAGTCAACAAGCAACCGCAACAGCGACAGTCACAGCAGAAAACGcaccaccagcagcagcagcagcaacataaCCGCCAACAACAGCCGCAAACGGCATCTTCGGCAGTTTATCTAAATACAGATATGTTTCAGGATTCATCACGTCTTGCTGTCAGTTCGAATGGTGTTGTACGCAAAATTCCCGAAAATCTGGTCATAAACAATACCCCATTGACGGATACTCAACAACACAGTGTGCAGCCTTCACCAGCTTTAAGTACAGCTTCGGGACCTTATATTCCCATAAGCGAATGCTATTCTGGAAGTCCGAAATTTTTG ttAGAGGCAAATACTCATCCATCAACACCCTTAAATAATTTGGATCCGAAATTCTATGACACTCCGCGTAGCCATAATAATATTGGACTGAATTTGACCAATGTTCAATCATATTCACCGAAAATAACAAATTGTGGAACG CAGCAACCTGTAAATGTCTCCAAAAATCGCAGTCATAAATCCGATTCGGATTCCGAAAGCGTTTTCACAGATGATGATGAATGGGCACATCCCATGCCCCTTAGAGAACACATGG ATCGCAATACCAGACCATCCGATAGTTCGGTAGAAAATGAATCTTTTGTTTTAACCTATTCACAACGATTTTCGAAATTACCTGACGATGCTAGCAAAGAGCTAAAGAATATTACAAATAATAGTGCCCATAATTCCAATGAATGTTTGGAAAAATTAGCTAaagtattgaaaaataaaaataatttaatattggACTTTAAGGACAATGAAAA ATCATCAACACGAGACATGCCACAATTTTCGGATACCGAAAATACTTCACCTGCCATTATAGGACCCAGAGATGCTCGCTCTGTGGTAGATGAGAGCTATGACATACCACGTTCCCACCAATTGCCCTATTGCAATATGGCAAATATAATGGACAAAATAACCAGTCCCGATGCAAATCCCATTGCAGCTTCAACACCAAATTTAATGGCTAGCATAGAATCGGTGCCCAGTTCACCCGCGTCGGTGATATCGCAATTGTCATCGAATGTGAGAACTTTGCCCAGACCGCATTGTTATACCAATGCAGCCCCTAGCAAAGTGGAGGGCAATGTTTTTCGTTACGATTTCGTTGAGCAAACTAATGTGCCGCCAGTCAATCgtaaattaaaaccaaaattaagTGTAGAGGCTGATAAACCACCAGAAGAGGTGGCAGCAAAGCCACCCCAGTTAACGTCCCAGGTCGATCATTTGGCAAATCGTttgcaaacaacacaaataCAATCACCAGCGGGACTGGTGGGTGGTGGTGTTGCGGTTGCCGCTAGTGGTAATGTGGTTGCTGGCGCTAAATCGCACACTGAAAACTATGGTGTATTTGTGGGCGGAGGATTTATTGGAACACCTGGAGCGCCAGATAATAACTTGCCGCAGAAACCACCCTCCGTAGATCGCAAAAAtaaaccaaatgcttataag attGGCAACTCTAATACCCTGGGCAACAATACACGCCGTACCACAGGTGCTCCACTTTCAATGGTGCTACCCAATGAACAAGAACTGCCTCCATCCTATGCTATGGAAACGAGGACCTTACCACGACAACCTAAACCTAATTATGCTTTAAATCAAACCAACGCCACTTCTTTTTCCATGTCTTCGTCTTCTCAATGCAATACACCAACTATGTTTGTTATGCATCAGCGCACTGCATCAGCAAATGCTGCTATGCACCATTTGACAGCAGCAGCTGCAGCAGCCACCGCAAAGCAACAAGCAGCAAAACAACCAATGACTAAAAATGAACACAGATTGCAATATTTCGAGTTAGATGTGGCCAATGCTCCGCCCATAAGTCGCCAAAGTGTGAATATGAGCACTTCGAGCAATTCAATTAATGCAAGCACTTTGAACAATTCAAATATAAATCGTTTGGCTTTAGCCGCCGATCCAGCCAGGGCTCCAGTGCAAAGTAAAGTCGTTTATAAATCGGTAGATTTTATTAAAACGGAGGCCTTTAAGCGCATACGCGAAGAAAGAGAAATAGAGAATGAAAgtcatattaaaaaataa